One genomic segment of Choristoneura fumiferana chromosome Z, NRCan_CFum_1, whole genome shotgun sequence includes these proteins:
- the mRpL51 gene encoding mitochondrial ribosomal protein L51 codes for MEWLGSTILKTFWRPSVNVVRTRYHADKTRLVRRYGYNEKLWSGGLLPRTVGKALPIPEYRPINAWTERRALFGQNDYIDILGKGDIHPVKTLYTLPAWIRGFQAKQEYHVILRKKKMWAKTAKPNLRPTKWKDLEKRLAFLYRKLNRKTKTGPSPD; via the exons ATGGAGTGGTTAGGTTCTACAATTCTGAAAACATTTTGGAGGCCCTCTGTAAATGTAGtaag aactAGGTATCATGCTGATAAAACTCGACTAGTACGGAGATATGGCTATAATGAAAAACTTTGGTCTGGAGGCCTCTTACCCCGTACCGTTGGGAAAGCTCTGCCAATTCCTGAATATAG ACCTATAAATGCTTGGACTGAGAGGAGAGCCCTATTTGGACAAAATGATTACATAGATATCCTGGGAAAAGGTGACATACATCCAGTAAAGACCTTGTACACATTGCCGGCATGGATCAGGGGCTTTCaagcaaaacaagaataccat GTAATCCTTAGAAAGAAGAAGATGTGGGCAAAGACAGCTAAACCTAACTTGAGGCCAACTAAATGGAAAGATCTGGAGAAACGTTTGGCATTCCTTTACAGGAAACTTAACAGAAAAACAAAGACTGGGCCATCTCCCGATTAA
- the LOC141426813 gene encoding uncharacterized protein, with protein MSKREQSDRNERKLDSSDYENLISQHSIFERTKHQELPSFPGFSNAETQTKPGDIKGQSVQSALGAWHYNPWWMLASTSRATPSHDDFSENSDQAKVKQEPRGAPSPERDPLQGELDHYRSTVTPPVGLDSFCDDCSDPFCDSGAAVCRKLFHCPHCRKSYPTILEFNTHLTGVHPAQKPFRCQICLEPFHKKSHLRRHLDANHTRKDVNKCSVCSKYIKDKSNLRKHMQVHTGRVPQKQFKCDLCNNKRYMSLDRLNNHKVVCTGEKVLKYCDMCPKVFDNSRSLNSHKKVHARELKCDNCGEQLRSLEQFTNHKMICQGPSEASVGGSLGGGGSGAGGVSAGASGNRCCTQPGLCEHDKPAYLNIPGYAAGRVLDATLSSLKSELN; from the coding sequence ATGTCTAAACGGGAACAAAGCGACCGAAATGAAAGAAAACTTGACTCTAGCGATTATGAGAATCTTATTTCTCAACACAGTATATTTGAGAGAACTAAGCACCAAGAACTGCCCAGTTTTCCTGGTTTTTCCAATGCAGAAACACAAACAAAGCCTGGTGATATAAAAGGGCAATCTGTACAGTCTGCTCTAGGTGCATGGCATTACAATCCCTGGTGGATGCTGGCTAGTACGTCCAGGGCCACCCCTTCACATGACGACTTTTCAGAAAATAGTGACCAAGCAAAAGTTAAACAAGAACCAAGAGGTGCTCCATCTCCCGAGCGAGATCCTCTACAAGGAGAGCTAGACCATTACAGAAGCACTGTGACTCCTCCTGTAGGATTGGATTCATTCTGTGATGATTGTTCTGATCCATTTTGTGACTCTGGTGCAGCAGTTTGTCGTAAACTGTTTCATTGCCCACATTGCAGGAAGAGTTACCCCACCATACTCGAATTTAACACACATTTGACAGGGGTACACCCAGCTCAAAAGCCATTCAGATGCCAAATCTGTTTGGAACCGTTCCATAAGAAATCACACCTGAGAAGACATTTAGATGCCAATCACACACGGAAGGATGTTAATAAGTGCTCAGTATGTTCCAAGTACATTAAAGATAAGAGCAACCTACGTAAGCATATGCAGGTTCACACTGGCCGCGTACCACAGAAACAGTTTAAATGTGATCTGTGCAACAACAAACGGTACATGTCACTGGACCGGCTCAATAATCACAAGGTGGTGTGCACAGGAGAAAAAGTGCTAAAATATTGTGACATGTGTCCCAAAGTATTTGACAATTCAAGGTCTTTGAACAGTCACAAAAAGGTTCATGCTAGAGAACTGAAGTGTGACAACTGCGGTGAACAGCTCCGTTCGCTAGAACAATTTACGAACCATAAAATGATTTGTCAGGGGCCATCAGAGGCTAGCGTGGGTGGTAGCCTGGGTGGTGGCGGCAGCGGCGCGGGCGGTGTGTCGGCCGGCGCATCAGGCAACCGCTGCTGTACGCAGCCTGGCCTGTGCGAGCATGACAAACCAGCGTACCTCAACATCCCCGGGTACGCCGCCGGACGCGTGCTCGACGCGACGCTCTCCTCTCTTAAATCAGAGTTGAACTGA